In Cardinium endosymbiont of Dermatophagoides farinae, the sequence GGTCTGTATTAGATTTGCCTATTACCTTAAAAGAAGCAGCTTGTATAGAAGATAAGAAAAATGAAAATCAGCTATTTTCATCTGTTCAATATGTAAAGCGATTGGATAATCGCGTATTGGATTTGCGTACTGACCTGGCGCAGGCTATTTTTCGAGTCAATGATGGCATGCTTTTCTATATACAGCAATATCTGCGTGGACATGGGTTTGTAGAAATCAAAACACCTAAACTTATAGGTGGTGCTTCTGAGGGCGGTGCAGATGTATTTAAGGTAGACTATTTTGGTAAGCCTGCTTGCCTGGCACAGAGTCCCCAGCTCTATAAGCAGATGGCGATTATAGGTGATTTCAAGCGGGTGTTTGAAGTTGGACCTGTCTTTCGTGCAGAAAACTCCGATACCAATAGGCATCTTACAGAGTTTATAGGCGTTGACCTTGAAATGGTTATAGATCAGAGCTATATGGAAGTCGTCCATCTGGTGTACCAGCTATTGGTTGATCTATTTGGTGCATTAAATAAAAAATATGAACGAGAAATTGCCATTATACAATCTTTTTTTAATGTTCCTGCCATAACCCTTGCATCAGCGTTGGTCGTGGTGCCTTTTCCCGATGCAGTTGCTTTATTGAAGGCCCATGGAAAGGAACGGGGAGATTTAGAGGATTTCTCTACAGAGGATGAAAAGCAATTGAGTGCTATTGTAAAAGAAAAATACCATACAGACTTGTATGTGGTTACACGTTATCCATCTTGTGTGCGCCCCTTTTATACGATGGTTGATCCAAATGATAAGAGATATACCCATGCCTATGATTTTATGTTACGAGGTGCAGAAATTCTCTCTGGTGCACAGCGGATACATGACCATACCACGTTGTGTGGGCGTGTTGTTGAGTTGGGTATAGCACCCAGTACCATAGCCCATTATTTGAATGCATTTAAGTATGGTGCACCTCCTCATGCAGGAGTTGGTATGGGCCTAGAACGTATGTTAAAGTATTTTTTGGGTTTACCAGATGTGCGCTACAGCAGCCTATTTCCCCGTGACCCTAAGCGGTTGCATCCTTAAGCAGTTATCAAGCAGCTATTTTGTTTTACATATAAAATAGCTGCACATGACTTGGACCTCTATTGGTAAGGAGGATTTGTCCAGAACACTACGCAGCATATTAATAACCATATCCGCTATAGCCTCAGTACATGTCTTCGCACATTTATATCTATGTGCTGCATTGATATAACTATTCAACTTACCAATAAGGCTATTATTTGCACGCTCATTAATGTGAGGCAGCATCACTGTATTGACATGGCTAAGCAAGCTAGCAATAACGGCATTGCTTACATACTTTTTTTATTAACAGCAGGAAATATAACACTATGCACTGCATTGACATGATTAAGCAATTTAGCAATAAGGCTATCTTCTACATGTGCATTAAGATCATAAGGCAATACATTATAATATATATAAATACGAAATAACTCAACAGCGCGCTTCAGGTCATGTTTACTTTCATTATTTGCGCGCGTGGCACATTAAAGAAGCCGTTCGGTTATCCAGTCCCTAAGTGCATCAATGTTGTTGTTACATGTGTATTTAAGAATATGAGCAAGGATATTTTGTTTGCTTGGTTCATCAATAAGCATAGAAGCATAACTATTACTGCTCTGTGTTGCTTCATATATACTATGCCGATGCGTTATATTACTACATCCTCCTAGCATTAGTAGATACAATAGGTAAACTTTTTTACTAGACATACTATTTGCAGTTATGCGTTTACAAAACAAAGATTTGCTTGTTCGATGCAAATTTTAATAGCATCAGCATACGTCTTTGTATCCTTTTTTACATATTAGACCTTCCTCAAAACCTATTTGTGATCAGCAGTTTTTAGGAGAGGCGCAGTCGCCAGAATACTAAATGTATTTGAGGAGTATAGACCACAAAATTGCCATTTAGCAATAGGTTTTGCAGAAGGTCTATTGATACTTATGAGCTGCATCTATAAGTAAGTGTACAATCCAATTATCATAGATATATTTATCCAATAGCTCTTTTATGACTTCATAAAAACTGTACAAACGTGCAAAAGGCTTTAAAGAAGCAATAAGATTATTATTTGGATGAAGATAGTGCGGCACCATATCAACCAGCTGTTGACGAAAACTTTTAACAATTTTCTCTTGATCATCCTTATTGTCCAAGTTGGTAGGCCTGCCAAGTTGCATAAGATTTTCGCTTATCTGATACTTAAGTATATCATTCAGGCGGTTAAAACTATGTCTATGCGCTATAAGCTTGGATCGCCTGTTTATTCCAGATTGCTATACGTAGCAGTGCAATGGCTATCGTTTTCTTGCTTGCTACTATGTATACCATCCGCAGCCATCGTATGGTTGTATCCTCCTAACATCAATAGATGCAAAAAAAACAAAAACAAATAAGATAAGTAAACTGTTATCATAAACATAGCTATTTTAATATATGAGTTATCGAAATAAATGCCTCCCCTATATTCCATGCAAACTTGTTGGTTGTACTAGGAATACTCACCAAGCGCTTATATTAATAAATATTTTAACTTTTTCAAAAAAACTTATTAAAAAATTTACAATAACTTGGTTGATATATACAAGACCTCTATTGTAGTTATGACTAGATCTAAATAGAGCGCTATTTGAAATATATTTTCGCTATTCTATAGACCTTCTGCAAAACCTATTTCTAATGGCAATTTTGGTGTCGAAGCTTGTCTATGCTCCTCAAATACATTTAGTATTCTGCGGTGCTCGACTGCGCTTCTCCTAAAAACTGCTGATCACAAATAGGTTTTGAAGAAGGTCTTATACCCTATCTATTGATTTGGTATTTATGCGCTACAAAAAATGCCATTTTTTATCCTTTTTCTACATTTTATTCGTATTTTTAACCATTTCTAAATTTTAATCCCCCTACTTATGGATATAACACCAACAGACCGCATTATACCAATCAATATAGAAGATGAAATGCGCGATGCCTACATAGACTATTCTATGTCTGTTATTGTATCCAGAGCACTTCCTGATGTTCGGGATGGTTTAAAGCCTGTACATAGACGCGTATTGTATGGTATGTATGAGCTTGGCCTTAGCCAGAGTAAGTCTTACAAGAAGTCTGCAAGAATTGTGGGAGAGGTATTGGGTAAATACCACCCACATGGTGATATAGCCATTTATGAGGCAATGGCCCGTATGGCTCAAAGTTGGTCACTCCGTTATCCACTCATAGAAGGTCAAGGAAACTTTGGCTCTATCGATGGCGATGCCCCTGCAGCTATGCGGTATACCGAAGCCCGTTTGGTACGCATTTCTGAAGAGCTTATTAAAGAAATAAATAAAAATACCGTTGACTTTCAGTTTAATTTTGATGCATCTTTAGAGGAGCCTGTGGTATTGCCTGCTAAGCTACCCAACTTGCTTTTAAATGGTGCCTCTGGTATTGCGGTTGGTATGGCCACCAATATGCCCCCTCATAATTTATCAGAAACCCTGAGCGCTATTGTGGTCTATATTGAAAATCATGATATCACCATTCCTGAGTTGATGCAATATATTATAGCGCCTGATTTTCCTACTGGTGGTATCATCTATGGCTATAGTGGGGTGCGTGAGGCTTTTCAAACGGGAAGGGGGCGGCTGCTATTGCGTGGGAAAGCTACGATTGAGGTGACTGCTAATGGCAAGGAGCAGATCATTGTGACGGAAATACCCTACCAGGTTAACAAGGCAGTCATGATAGAAAGAACGGCGCATCTTGTGAACGAAAAAAAAATAGAGGGTATTGCCGATATCCGAGATGAGTCAGATAAAGAGGGCATGCGCATTGTTTATGACCTGAAACGAGATGCCATAGCCCATGTAGTGCTCAATAACCTCTATAAACAAACCCAGCTCCAGAGTTCTTTTAGCGTGAACAATGTAGCGTTAGTAGAGGGTAGGCCTAAGGTTTTAAACCTTAAAGCGCTTATTGCCCATTTTGTGGACCATAGGCATGAGGTATTGGTACGTAAAACCAACTTTGATCTGGACCATGCCAAGAAAAAAATGCATCTATTGGAAGGCTATCTTATCGCTTTAGACCATTTGGATAGGGTGATTGCTTTGATTCGTGCCTCAAAAGATCCAGAGCTTGCTAAAACAGCATTGATGGATGCATTTCCTTTGAGTGAACTACAAGCAAAAGCCATTCTAGAAATGCGTTTGCAGCGGCTTACTGGTCTAGAGCGTGCTAAGATAGTAGAAGAGCACCATCAGGTCCAAGCACTTATTGACCATTTATTAGCGATATTGGCAGATAAGGCGCTGCGGATGCAGCTGATTAAGGAGGAACTGATTGCGCTTAAAGAACGTTATGGTGATGCACGTAGAACGGTAGTGGAGCATGATGCAGATCCATTTACGATGGAAGATATGATTCCAGATACGGAAATGGTGATTATGATTTCCAATCAAGGTTATATTAAAAGGACTCCACTGGTTGACTATCGCCTACAAGGTCGAGGGGGGTAGGTGCCAAGGGCATTATCACTAAAAAAGATGATTTTACCGCACATCTATTTATCGCTACGGCGCATCAATATTTGCTGATATTTACCGAATTTGGAAAAATCTATTGGGTTAAGGTCTATACGATACCAGAAACCAAAAAAACCACACAAGGCAAAGCCATACAGAACCTAATCAATATAGCTCCTGGTGATCAGGTGCGTAGCATTATTCAGGTTAGAGATTTGAAGGATAATGATTGTATTGATAATCATTATGTTATTATGTGTACTAGACAAGGTATTATTAAAAAAACTCCATTGCGTGCCTATGCTACCCCACGTGCCAATGGCATTCATGCTATTGTGATTCGAGAAGGAGATTCGTTATTAGATGTGCAACTAACAAATGGTTCCCACCATATTGTATTGGCATTAGAGTCTGGTAGGGCCACGCAGTTTAATGAACAAGAGGTTCGCCCTATGGGACGTGTCGCTTCTGGCATAAAAGGGATTACATTAGCCCATAAACAAGATCGTGTAATTGGTATGGCCTGTTTTCCAACATCAGATTTAGATGTGTTGGTGGTGTCCGAAAATGGTTATGGCAAACGTTCTGCTCTTGCAGATTATCGCATTACCAAAAGAGGCGGTAAAGGCGTTAAAACCATTCAGATTACTGAAAAAACTGGAAAGCTAGTGGCCATTCATGCTGTAAAAAACCAAGATGAGTTAATGATTATGAACCAATCTGGTGTGGCCATTCGGATTGAAGTAAGTACTCTGCCTGTTATAGGCCGGGCTACCCAGGGCGTTCGGCTGATTCGATTGGGGCAAGGTGATCAGATTGCTTCTGTAGCCAGAATAGATGTTTTAGAACAAGTAGCCGATCATAAAGCATCAGTGGATTAGAAAATTATGAGCGCTTGATTGTTATCTTAACTTTTTTCTTGATAAAGATACCTTTTTTACCATTACTCTCAATAAATACCCAGCAGGTTATTGTATCATTCAAAATTTATTTATATACTCCGCGCCGGATAAAATCACAATATCTAAAATGATTTTTTAGAACCTAGGCCAATATAGTTAATAATTTTGAAGTATGGTGCTATCTATTACCCTGTTTTCTATTTTGTGTAGATTTGTTTTGGCATCTATTTTTTCCTGTAGTAGTTTTACTTATCTAAAAGTCCGTTCGCACATTTTATTTAAGCACCATCTGTCCAACCAGCCAGTAAGCGATCAAGCGGCATCAGGTCAGCAAATCCAATCTTGCAAACGACCTAGGGAACTGGAATCTTCTATTTCAGATAAAGGTGAATCTTCCCAAGGTAAAAGAAGGAAAATATTTCAATCTAGAGCGGTAAGCCCTACAAGCGATGTAAGCGCTGCATTAGATCATAAAGCACCAATTGAGCAAAATGTTGACAAAGGATGGTCGCAACAAAAGGTAGACTTGGATCTATATAGTGTAGCAACTCAACACAAAAAAGAACTAAAAATTGATGCTGATTTAGGTAATAGTCCCAATGCCAATAAAAAAAAGGCACTATTCCGGTTGCTGCCCAATAGCTCTTTTTTTAGATCACTAAAATATAATATAGACAAGCAAGACGGCCCATTATCGGAAGAGATCATAGCACAACTCTTGGTTTTTCCTGCGTTAAAGATACCCTATACCTTTCTAAGTGGCCTCTTAAAAAAATGGGATGATTTAAATAGTTGTGCCGCTTTGCTTAATAAACTTTTGGTAAAGCGCGATGGGGTATATCAATTAGAACCTAAGTTGGAGTATATCCTAATGGATAACCATATTCAGCTTAACAGTTTATCCAGTATGTTATATGGTGCTGGTAATCAATCTTGCCGGTCATTTCAGCAGTTGGTGGATAAGCTAACTGAAGAGAAGATGCGTAAGCAGCTGCAGAGATTAAAAGAAGCATTACAAAAAGTAGATTTTTCAGTTGGCATTCTGTGCACCATCTTGCATGGTTGCGGTAGGCAAGCTGCTGCATCGTTTGAGCAACTAGTCTATAAGCTCAGTGAAGAGGAGATAATTCGTAAGCTTACCCGGCTTCAAGCAATAGGTTTTACAATGGCTAATCTATCCAGCATGTTACATGGTTGTAGCAGCCAAGCTGCTGGATCATTTAAGAAATTAGTCTATAAGCTAACTGAAGATAAGATTATTGAAAAGCTGAACCAATTAAAAGCAATGGGTTTTACAATGAGTAATCTATCTAGTATGTTGTATCGTTCTGGTAATCAATCTGCTAAATCGTTTGAGGTATTGGTTAATACACTAACTGCGCAACAGATGGTTCATAAGCTTGACGCGTTAAAAAAAATAGATCTTGAAGCCATGCATTTATCCAGTATTTTATCCAGTATGTTGCGTGGCTGTGGTAATCAAGTTGTTAAATCACTTGAGTTGTTAATCAATACTTTAATTAAAGAGGAGATGTTGACTAAGCTTAAAAGATTAAAGGAGGTACATGTTAAAGTAAGCAACTTATCCAGCATGTTAAATTCCTCTGGCAATCGATCTGCTGCATCATTTGAAAAATTAGTCGATACACTAATTGAAGAGCAGATGTTGTGTAAACTAAAAAATTTAAAAGCAATGGGTATTGAAGTTCGGAGTTTATCCGGTATGTTACATCGCTACGGTACGCAATCTTTTAAAGCATTTGAAGTCTTAATCAATAGGCTGACGGGAGAAGCTATGTTGTCTAAGCTGAATAAATTGGAGTCAGTAGGTATTGAAGTGCGCAATCTGTCTAGTATGTTAGGCGCCTTTGGGCATAGCCAATCATCTCAAGCATTCGAAGCATTAGTCAGTAGCTTAACTGACAAGGATATGTTTTCTAAGCTGGAAGCATTAAAAGCATCAGCTATTCCATTCAGCCATTTATCTAGTATGTTAAGTGGTTCTGGTACGCAATCCCCTAAAGCATTGAAATCCTTAATCAGTAGCTTAACTGACAAGGATATGCTCTCTAAGCTTGAGGCATTAAAAGCATCAGCTATTCCATTGAGCCATTTATCCAGTATGTTAAATGGTTCTGGTAGTCAAGCCGCTAAAGGATTGGAGGACTTAACCAACCTGCTTATTGAGCAGGAGATGCAGGTTAAGCTTGAGGCATTAAAAGCATCAACTATTCCCTTTAGCTATTTATCCAGTATGTTAAGTGGTTGCGGTAGTCAAGCCGCTAAAGCCTTGGAACAATTGGTCCATACACTAACTCAGGAGGAAATGGTGCGTCAGCTTGAGGCATTACAACAAGTAGGTTTTGAGGTAAGCCATTTAGCGAGTATGTTAAGTGGTTCCGGTAGTCAAGCCGCTGCATCATTTGCAGCGTTAGTAAATACGCTAACTAAAGCAGATCTGTTGGTTAAGTTTAACCAATTAAAAGAGGTAGGTTTTTCAGCTGGTAACCTATCTGGCATCTTGCATTGTTCAGGTAGTAGCGCTGCTGGGTCATTTGAAGGGTTGGTTCATACGATCACTAGGGATGATATGGTCTGTAAGCTTAATGCATTAGAAAAAACAGGTTTTTTAGCCAACCATTTATCGACTATATTATATCGTTGCGCTACCCAAGCCCCGCTATCATTTGAAGCGTTAGTGGGTAGCTTAACTGAGCAGGATATGTGCGCTAAGCTTAGCCTATTAAAAGAAGTAGGTTTTTCAGTTAATAATCTATCCAGTATTTTGTATCGCTGTGGCAATCAATCCGCTAAAGCATTTGAGGCCTTAATCAATCTGCTCATTGAGCCGGAGATGCGCGCTAAGCTTAAGGCATTACAAGCATCAGGTATTTTATTGACCCATTTATCTAGTATGTTGAGTGGCTCTGGTACTCAGGCCGCTAAGGCATTTGAACAATTGGTCCATACATTAACTCAGGAGGAGGTGGTGCGTAAGCTTGAGGCATTACATCAAATAGGTTTTCAAGTAAGCCATTTATCCAGTATGTTAAGTGAATCTGGTCTTCAAGCTGCTGCATCATTTGCAGCGTTGGTGAATAAGCTAACTAGAGCGGATATCTTGGTTCAGTTGAACCGATTAAAGGAACTAGGTTTTTTAGCTAGTAATCTATCGGTTATGTTGTATCGTTCAGGTAGTAACGTTGCTGCGTCCTTTGAAAGGCTGGTCCATATGATTACTAGAGATGATATGGTCTGTAAGCTTCATGCATTACAGGAAGTAGGTTTTGAAGTAAGCAGTTTATCAGGTATGTTAAAGGGTTGTGGCGCGCAATCCTATAAAGCCTTTGAAAGGGTCATTGATACGCTCTCCGATGAGGCGATGCTTACTAGGCTTAAGGCATTACAAGCAAGCGGTGTTTTTCCTAACCATTTATGCGCTATGCTGATAGGGTCTGGTATGAAATGCTGTGATCTATTGAGCAATCTGATCAATCTGCTTCATAATAAAAAATATATTGAGACGATACAAAAAGTTAAAGCTGCTATCTATACCAGTCCAAATGTTATCCATGAAGATGACCAAATGCTCCTAAGCAGCAGCGCAAGTGTACTGCTCAATGCGCTAGGAGATTTGAGAAAAGATCCATCTGTTCATGACCTGAGCAATGATCTAAGGTTCAAGAAATTTTTAACAGATTGTTATAATAAAAATAAACATGTAGACGATAGCCTCTTAGCGGTCAGAAAAGTTTCAAGTGATGACCCTAGGATAGATTTGCGTGGCCAAGATAAAGTAGTCGCCAAAAAAAAGATCAATAAAGGTGCCATATTAGGTATCTATACCGGTATATTGCTATGTGATGGAGATCCTATCGACCATGCAGTTGAGGTAGCTTATTTAGCCACCAAAAGCATTTATGGGTTAAATAAGCTAAATAGTTATAGTTTTGCTATTCCGCTTGGTACATCTAGTCCATTGTATCTAAGTGCGTGTGGGCGGGGAAATATCTTAATGAAGATTAATGCGAATCACACCTATTATGCTACATCCTCCAAATCTTGTAAACCAAATGTGGTTCCATCGCCGAATAGTTGTGATGGACGCACACCATTTATATTGTTTCATGCAACCCAGGATATTCCGGCTGGAGAAGAACTCTTGTTTGATTATATGGTAAGTCTTACTGGTCTAATCATGATAATAATCATGATTTATCTAATCCAGATGCCAAGATCTATAGGAATTTATTTACCACAAAAAAATATTTATACCAAGCTGAAAGTATAAGATTTTTAAGATTGGTTAAAGACCATGATCCTGATTTGTATCAGGATTTATTACAATATATCCATACGCCTTGTATGCATTTGGCAGGTAAAGATAGAATCGTAGAATGCAGAAAGATTGATGATCCTAATAAAACGAAAATAGATTATCGTATATACAAACTTCCAGGGGAATGGTCTGTAGGGGAACCTACGCAAGATTATTTTTCAATTCACTGGGATCCATCGGGTTCCTTAGATGCATTGGATCAGTATACATGGCGTGATGAACAATCTTGATTTGATAGCCATTGGATACTTTTCTCCCCATTTTTCTTCTAATTCCAATAGATAATGTACTGAAACTTTCTTTATCAATTCATTTATTCCGCTTGCTCACCATATCTACTGGTTAAAATAACATTACCAGATTGTTTACCAGCCAAATCATAAGTTGCGTAAGCAGCTACAACTGACTTCCCAGAAAACGCAATGCCGCATTCCACTACCTCTTGTATATGAGGATACTGCAATAACTCCGTATGATAGGCTTGTGCTTGTATTTGTGCCAAGGCAACCTTAGATGCGTTTTCCAGTTCTTCTTCGCTCCGAACTTGCTTAAATTCCAATAGCAGCGCTTTTGAACCTTTTTCTTTGGGAATTAATAGCAAATCATAACGACCTAACCCACTTTCTCGATTAGAACGTATGTAATGGGTTATACCCAAACTTGATAACATCCCTAATACAAAACCATGATAAAATCCTTCTGATGTTTTACTTTGTTTGGTATCAAAATAGCTCACACTTCTTCGTAAGAAATAGCTAAGTTGTTATACAAAAGCAGCAACATTACCAGCTATCAAATGTTTCAAAAAAGAATCATATTGACGTTTGTGATGAAACTGCCTGACGAACCATTCTTGAAAAAATGTGCTATAAAGTCTCCATATTTCATAATTTGGAATCTTAACCTTACACTCGTATACATTCGTATAGTCGCTTAGCTTACTTGTTTCAAAGGTCAAATAGCCAGCAAATAATAAAAGACTTCAAAAAGATGTGTCATCTTTATCTAGGATATCAAAAGCAAGATGTTTGTTGATAGCTATATCCAAAGGTTCACCACGCATCAACGATTCAAATTGCGCTTTAATATCAGCATGAGCAGTAAGTACCTTTTGTTCGATCAAGTTATTATTACCTGTGTTAACCCAGTATACATCAAAAAGACCCTCCTCACTCAAACAATAAATAATAGACCATGGATTATACATGACTAAGTCCCCTACCCTATAGCCATTATACCAACTTTTTACTTCATCGATACAAATAGAAAAATTTTGTTTGGTAAATAGGCCTTGCACTTCTACCGGCTTAAACCAAAATAGCTGCTATAACCTTGATCTAAAAGGGTATAAGTCTTCAGGTTATTCAAACCAGAGAGCATACTATCCTTAGAAATACGTAATATACCGGTTAAAAGACCTTTTTCCAGTGCAGTATTGTCTTTTAAGGTGTCGCTAAATAGGTTGCGCATAAATGCAACCATAGCCGCCAAGTATCTCTTATTACCATAAGCTTTATTGAGTGGCGTATCATACTCATCTATGAGTACATATACCTTCCGGCCATGGTGTTGGTAGAGGCATTGACTAAGTAGCTTTAAAGATTTTTCTAGCGCTTGTTGATTGGCTTATCTATTGCGAATGACATACAGTTGCTCTAACTGCAACTCATTAATTTTATCACTTGTAAATAAATAAGGGTAGAAGCTATAAATTTCTAGTATCAACTCATATACCGCGTTATAAGCTCCTTGAAAACTATCCGAATTTATATCCTTAAAGCTGATTCATAATGACAGGGTACTTTCCTTGATGTGCGCTAATGTACCTGCCATTTTCCAGCTTTCCGATCGTTAGATCATCAAATAAACCTACTGTAGTGACCCCATTCACTTCTGAGGCAAAAAAATGTTGCAGCATAGACATATTGAGTGTCTTACCCCAACGGCGAGGACGGGTAATCAAGGTAACTTTATCTCCTTTTTTTAGGAAATCAGCAATCATGTTTGTCTTATCACAAAAAAGATAATCCCCTTGTACTAACTCTTGAAAGTTACTAACACCAATTGGTAATTTTTTCATGATTAGAAGCGTTAAGTATATAATTTATAACTTTTTATGGCCTTGACACATAAGACCTTCTGCTAGACCTATTTCTAATGGCAATTTTGGTGTCGAATCTTGTCTATGCTCCTCAAATACATTTGGTATTCTGGCGACTGCGCTTCTCCTAAAAACTGCCGATCACAAATAGGTTTTGCAGAAGGTCTACAATAGTATTTTGGAAATATTGAATACTAAGGTATAAGGTAAGATAAACACTCCGTTGATCAAGTAAAAAGTAAGCTAAAAAATAGCTTAACGATTAGTTAACGCTTTTCGCTTGTTTGGTTTACAACCAAATAGAGAGAAATGCACATAGCGGAATGGTCGCTTTTTTATATCAAAAAGTAATGCATTCAAGTTTTCCACACTATGATTTAGATTATGATAGAGGGTAGGATCATACATAAATAGCCCCAAGCTTCCAGTATCACTAGAAGCATGCTGGATCAACCTTTCTGCATCCTTAAGCATATTGGTAATTCTAAAGGAGATATCCTTAAAAGGAATAGATCCTATCTGTAAAAGTAGGCTATGTATAGTAGGCAACATAGCCGGTATGCCTCTTTTTGGGTCTGCTAATGGAGTAGAAATAGCAATTATATTTTTTGCAATCGTGCTTATATTCTCTTCAAGTCCATGAATAGCAGTATTTAAAGTAGCACTTGTTTTTTCAAGATTGGCTAAAATCGAATTGACACCTTCAGTTGTCTTGATAAGGTTCTGTGTAACCGTTGCCACTTGCGCTGTCATTGCTTTAAGGTCAATATCATTAAAATCTGGATGGATCTGACCAATGATAATATCGTTCCTATTGATGGGCTTTCCTTTGTGTAGCTCAATTTCTAAAGCATTTCCTTCCATCATACCTGCATTATTGAGCATAATTTTACTGTTGTGTGTCAAAGGAAATTGTTTATCCACCTCAATTGTAACCAATGTGCTGTAATTCTCTTTAGGCTTAATTTCTACTTTTGTAACCATCCCTACTACATGGCCTTTTAGTTTAACAGGAGCAGAAACATATAAGTTTTTATTTACAGGGTAAGAAACTTGGTAGCCATTATACTTAGAAAATATATTGTGGCCTTTTAGGAATAAAAAACCATAGTATAAAATACACAGGGAAGATAGGGCTAATAGGCCTATCATATAGTTCTTATTTATTTGCATATTCGTATCTTTTGCATATTCCAGTAATAGTTCTTTACTCGATTGCTAAGTAGCAATTTTTAGGCTTGCCTAGACTGCTCAAATAGAGCTGAGCATGCTGCGTTGCTCCTAAAAGCTGGTCATGGCAAATAGGTTGCGTAAAGAAGTCTAATGTACAATTTACAAAATAACTTAATGAATTACAGCCAGCTTATGCTTTTTAATAGCCTTTAATGGCCATAGTAAAACCAATTACACAAGACCTTCTGGAAAACCCATTTCTAATGGCAATTTTGGTGTCGAAGCTTGTCTATGCTCCTCAAATACATTTAGTATTCTGCGGTGCTCGGCTGCGCTTCTCCTAAAAACTGCTGATCACAAATAGGTTTTGAAGAAGGTCTACTATTTTTTCTTAAACACCACTTGAACAGGTACTCCTTCAAAGTTAAAATGGGCCCTAAGCTGATTGACTAAATAGCTTTTATAATTAGGCTGGATATAGGCTGGGTGGT encodes:
- the aspS gene encoding aspartate--tRNA(Asn) ligase, encoding MYPLSEIKNLSSLDNQQVVRIRGRVFSKKDCGRVLFLIVRDGIDTLQAVLVKSKEGNPLSIADYNLLRKIENESFVELVGQIYSPEKAVLACSQQSIELAIMEYTVLSRSVLDLPITLKEAACIEDKKNENQLFSSVQYVKRLDNRVLDLRTDLAQAIFRVNDGMLFYIQQYLRGHGFVEIKTPKLIGGASEGGADVFKVDYFGKPACLAQSPQLYKQMAIIGDFKRVFEVGPVFRAENSDTNRHLTEFIGVDLEMVIDQSYMEVVHLVYQLLVDLFGALNKKYEREIAIIQSFFNVPAITLASALVVVPFPDAVALLKAHGKERGDLEDFSTEDEKQLSAIVKEKYHTDLYVVTRYPSCVRPFYTMVDPNDKRYTHAYDFMLRGAEILSGAQRIHDHTTLCGRVVELGIAPSTIAHYLNAFKYGAPPHAGVGMGLERMLKYFLGLPDVRYSSLFPRDPKRLHP
- a CDS encoding SET domain-containing protein yields the protein MVLSITLFSILCRFVLASIFSCSSFTYLKVRSHILFKHHLSNQPVSDQAASGQQIQSCKRPRELESSISDKGESSQGKRRKIFQSRAVSPTSDVSAALDHKAPIEQNVDKGWSQQKVDLDLYSVATQHKKELKIDADLGNSPNANKKKALFRLLPNSSFFRSLKYNIDKQDGPLSEEIIAQLLVFPALKIPYTFLSGLLKKWDDLNSCAALLNKLLVKRDGVYQLEPKLEYILMDNHIQLNSLSSMLYGAGNQSCRSFQQLVDKLTEEKMRKQLQRLKEALQKVDFSVGILCTILHGCGRQAAASFEQLVYKLSEEEIIRKLTRLQAIGFTMANLSSMLHGCSSQAAGSFKKLVYKLTEDKIIEKLNQLKAMGFTMSNLSSMLYRSGNQSAKSFEVLVNTLTAQQMVHKLDALKKIDLEAMHLSSILSSMLRGCGNQVVKSLELLINTLIKEEMLTKLKRLKEVHVKVSNLSSMLNSSGNRSAASFEKLVDTLIEEQMLCKLKNLKAMGIEVRSLSGMLHRYGTQSFKAFEVLINRLTGEAMLSKLNKLESVGIEVRNLSSMLGAFGHSQSSQAFEALVSSLTDKDMFSKLEALKASAIPFSHLSSMLSGSGTQSPKALKSLISSLTDKDMLSKLEALKASAIPLSHLSSMLNGSGSQAAKGLEDLTNLLIEQEMQVKLEALKASTIPFSYLSSMLSGCGSQAAKALEQLVHTLTQEEMVRQLEALQQVGFEVSHLASMLSGSGSQAAASFAALVNTLTKADLLVKFNQLKEVGFSAGNLSGILHCSGSSAAGSFEGLVHTITRDDMVCKLNALEKTGFLANHLSTILYRCATQAPLSFEALVGSLTEQDMCAKLSLLKEVGFSVNNLSSILYRCGNQSAKAFEALINLLIEPEMRAKLKALQASGILLTHLSSMLSGSGTQAAKAFEQLVHTLTQEEVVRKLEALHQIGFQVSHLSSMLSESGLQAAASFAALVNKLTRADILVQLNRLKELGFLASNLSVMLYRSGSNVAASFERLVHMITRDDMVCKLHALQEVGFEVSSLSGMLKGCGAQSYKAFERVIDTLSDEAMLTRLKALQASGVFPNHLCAMLIGSGMKCCDLLSNLINLLHNKKYIETIQKVKAAIYTSPNVIHEDDQMLLSSSASVLLNALGDLRKDPSVHDLSNDLRFKKFLTDCYNKNKHVDDSLLAVRKVSSDDPRIDLRGQDKVVAKKKINKGAILGIYTGILLCDGDPIDHAVEVAYLATKSIYGLNKLNSYSFAIPLGTSSPLYLSACGRGNILMKINANHTYYATSSKSCKPNVVPSPNSCDGRTPFILFHATQDIPAGEELLFDYMVSLTGLIMIIIMIYLIQMPRSIGIYLPQKNIYTKLKV
- a CDS encoding PD-(D/E)XK nuclease domain-containing protein produces the protein MSYFDTKQSKTSEGFYHGFVLGMLSSLGITHYIRSNRESGLGRYDLLLIPKEKGSKALLLEFKQVRSEEELENASKVALAQIQAQAYHTELLQYPHIQEVVECGIAFSGKSVVAAYATYDLAGKQSGNVILTSRYGEQAE
- a CDS encoding AAA family ATPase; translated protein: MKKLPIGVSNFQELVQGDYLFCDKTNMIADFLKKGDKVTLITRPRRWGKTLNMSMLQHFFASEVNGVTTVGLFDDLTIGKLENGRYISAHQGKYPVIMNQL